The following coding sequences lie in one Sporichthyaceae bacterium genomic window:
- a CDS encoding SDR family oxidoreductase, producing MDLGLAGAAACVVGGTRGMGRACAERLAGEGARVAVLARDGAAAAEVARELGSECLGLAADIVDSAAVDAAFVAIADAWGELNTLVVAAGPPTQRVRWYEVTDADWLAAYDLGALGPVRCLRAALPLLRRASWARAVVLGAMSTRAPGSERIAYTSTKAALAMLTKQISIDLAPEQILVNTVSPGAVFTDQLRAKRDHDAPGVPDDPDALMEWIATRGGFRAQTGRIGLPHDVADVVTFLASPRNNYVTGANLNVDGGSGFL from the coding sequence GTGGACCTCGGTCTGGCCGGTGCCGCGGCCTGCGTCGTCGGTGGCACCCGGGGGATGGGGCGAGCCTGCGCGGAACGCCTCGCCGGTGAGGGCGCCCGGGTCGCCGTGCTGGCCCGCGACGGTGCGGCTGCCGCCGAGGTGGCCCGGGAACTCGGTTCGGAATGCCTCGGCCTGGCCGCCGACATCGTCGATTCCGCCGCGGTGGACGCAGCTTTCGTCGCGATCGCCGACGCCTGGGGCGAGTTGAACACGCTGGTCGTGGCCGCCGGACCGCCGACTCAGCGGGTGCGCTGGTACGAGGTCACCGACGCGGACTGGCTCGCCGCCTACGACCTCGGGGCGCTGGGGCCGGTGCGTTGCCTACGGGCCGCGCTTCCCTTGCTGCGCAGGGCGTCCTGGGCCCGAGCGGTCGTCCTGGGCGCCATGTCCACCCGCGCGCCCGGGTCGGAACGTATCGCGTACACCTCGACCAAGGCCGCCCTGGCCATGCTGACCAAGCAGATCTCCATCGACCTGGCACCCGAGCAGATCCTGGTGAACACCGTCTCGCCGGGCGCTGTGTTCACCGACCAATTGCGTGCCAAACGGGATCACGATGCGCCAGGGGTGCCCGACGACCCGGACGCACTGATGGAGTGGATCGCCACCCGGGGTGGCTTCCGCGCGCAGACCGGGCGCATCGGCCTGCCGCACGATGTCGCCGACGTCGTGACGTTCCTGGCCTCGCCCCGGAACAACTACGTGACCGGCGCGAACCTCAACGTCGACGGTGGCAGCGGGTTCCTCTGA
- a CDS encoding PEP-utilizing enzyme gives MSQEAALASYQEQLDDELCTWPRDSALFTRANANDQWPRPITPLTQELIALPQERGLGVAFADELGVAPDHGDWTWNAVFYGWFTYTVEPAAAMADNLPGYSRAGVYGDYFGVVEDPDAPRTAQARSAGPLRLARIGFNFVRALRTYPKRSQAYRAEAHARLRRDLSLDWSTAPAAELTARLRAHHDEAVRYRVPHVLASVISAPLFKQVNEAAAKFAGPDAQSLVTSAVTGLGGIHMREATAALGEVAHGRMDREYFLDQYGFRGFNEFELSANPWRDDPATVDRLVAGAAAADRAEQTAATRARARAALRQAAGPRWLVFGRLLGLAETHIRWRENGKVPMALATHSIRLVVREAGRRLAETGRLAAAADVHFLRLCELLGELDGTPVEDLAARVARRRRTHALAADLPLPEMIDARPGALSVITAQRWRSLGVLPPAATNTATDRLVGAAGSPGRVTGRARIVFDPDEVELDDGDVIVACGTDPAWAALFFQAAAVVVDVGGPMSHSAIVAREIGIPCVVNVKHGTTLIREGQQITVDGDSGEVLLTTTAA, from the coding sequence ATGAGCCAGGAAGCGGCCCTTGCGAGCTACCAGGAACAGCTCGACGACGAGCTGTGCACCTGGCCGCGCGACTCGGCGCTGTTCACCCGGGCCAACGCCAACGACCAGTGGCCGCGTCCGATCACCCCGCTGACCCAGGAACTCATCGCGCTGCCGCAGGAACGCGGTCTCGGGGTTGCGTTCGCCGACGAACTGGGAGTCGCACCCGACCACGGTGACTGGACCTGGAACGCCGTGTTCTACGGCTGGTTCACCTATACCGTCGAGCCCGCGGCGGCGATGGCCGACAATCTGCCCGGTTACTCGCGAGCCGGAGTCTACGGCGATTACTTCGGCGTGGTCGAGGATCCGGACGCACCGCGGACGGCCCAGGCCAGGAGCGCCGGGCCGCTGAGGTTGGCGCGGATCGGCTTCAACTTCGTCCGCGCATTGCGCACCTACCCCAAACGCTCGCAGGCCTACCGCGCCGAGGCGCACGCGCGGCTACGGCGCGATCTGTCCCTCGACTGGTCGACCGCACCCGCCGCGGAGCTGACCGCTCGACTGCGGGCGCACCACGACGAGGCCGTGCGCTACCGCGTCCCGCACGTGCTGGCCAGCGTGATCTCGGCGCCGTTGTTCAAGCAGGTCAACGAAGCCGCCGCGAAGTTCGCGGGTCCGGACGCCCAGTCCCTGGTGACCTCGGCCGTCACCGGCCTGGGCGGCATCCACATGCGCGAGGCCACCGCCGCGCTCGGCGAGGTCGCCCACGGCCGGATGGACCGCGAGTACTTCCTCGACCAGTACGGCTTCCGCGGGTTCAACGAGTTCGAGCTGTCGGCCAACCCGTGGCGCGACGACCCGGCCACGGTCGACCGGCTCGTCGCCGGCGCGGCGGCGGCTGACCGAGCCGAACAGACCGCGGCGACCCGGGCGCGGGCGCGCGCCGCGCTGCGGCAGGCCGCTGGGCCGCGCTGGCTCGTGTTCGGTCGGCTGCTCGGCCTGGCGGAGACCCACATCCGGTGGCGGGAGAACGGCAAGGTGCCGATGGCACTGGCCACCCACTCGATCCGGTTGGTGGTCCGGGAAGCCGGACGACGGCTGGCGGAAACTGGCCGACTGGCGGCCGCCGCCGACGTGCACTTCCTGCGCCTGTGCGAACTGCTCGGCGAACTCGATGGAACCCCGGTCGAGGACCTGGCCGCCCGGGTCGCCCGCCGACGACGGACCCACGCGTTGGCCGCCGACCTGCCGTTGCCGGAGATGATCGACGCCCGACCCGGGGCGTTGTCGGTGATCACCGCGCAGCGGTGGCGTTCGTTGGGCGTCCTGCCCCCGGCCGCCACGAACACCGCGACCGATCGACTGGTCGGCGCGGCCGGCTCCCCCGGCCGGGTCACCGGCCGGGCCCGGATCGTGTTCGACCCGGACGAGGTGGAACTCGACGACGGGGACGTGATTGTCGCCTGCGGCACCGATCCGGCCTGGGCTGCGCTGTTCTTCCAGGCCGCGGCGGTGGTCGTCGACGTCGGTGGCCCGATGTCGCACTCCGCGATCGTGGCCCGCGAGATCGGGATCCCCTGTGTGGTCAACGTGAAGCACGGAACCACCCT
- a CDS encoding SDR family NAD(P)-dependent oxidoreductase has product MQLSGTHALITGASHGIGVEIAREFAARGARLTLLGRDKDRLAAVADELGARAVVADLSDPDRLRRLIAEVEAGHGPLDVLVNNAALTAVSPAQQAEFGDARLLMDVNAVAPMELCRAVLPGMLARRRGHLVNISTLAAVSAVPELALYGASKAALHHYTSVLQRDLKGTGVRTTLATFGEVAGTHMMEQARQSARIAAVSRRLARVLPVLTPADVARQLTAAVQRDARVVTIPRRLSGAIMIRNLPSTLQDLVFLGIKPS; this is encoded by the coding sequence GTGCAGCTGTCCGGGACGCACGCCCTGATCACTGGCGCCTCGCACGGGATCGGGGTCGAGATCGCCCGGGAGTTCGCCGCGCGGGGCGCGCGGTTGACCTTGCTCGGTCGCGACAAGGACCGCCTGGCCGCGGTCGCCGACGAACTCGGTGCCCGCGCCGTGGTCGCCGACCTGTCCGACCCGGACCGGTTGCGCCGCCTGATCGCCGAGGTCGAGGCCGGGCACGGACCGCTGGACGTGCTGGTCAACAACGCCGCTCTGACCGCGGTCTCCCCCGCCCAGCAAGCGGAATTCGGCGACGCGAGGCTGCTGATGGACGTCAATGCGGTGGCGCCGATGGAACTGTGCCGGGCTGTGTTGCCGGGAATGCTCGCCCGCCGCCGCGGCCATCTGGTCAACATCTCGACGCTGGCCGCGGTGAGCGCGGTCCCGGAGCTCGCCCTCTACGGTGCCAGCAAGGCAGCGCTGCACCACTACACGTCCGTCCTGCAGCGCGATCTGAAGGGCACCGGGGTGCGCACCACGCTGGCCACGTTCGGCGAGGTGGCCGGGACGCACATGATGGAACAGGCGCGGCAGTCGGCGAGGATCGCCGCGGTATCGCGCCGGTTGGCCCGGGTGCTGCCGGTGCTGACCCCGGCCGACGTGGCCCGGCAACTCACCGCCGCCGTGCAACGCGATGCCCGGGTGGTGACCATCCCGCGCCGGCTGAGCGGAGCCATCATGATCCGGAACCTGCCCAGCACGCTGCAGGATCTCGTTTTCCTCGGCATCAAGCCGTCCTGA